TAAGTTTATCCGCAGTACCACTacctcaatggtttcccaccaattatacgctttTCTTCAATATTTAAATCAGACATTCTCAAATAGTCCTATGAGAAACACATCATCCTGCTTAAAACTCTCTCTAAACTTTAACTAATACTGCTTAACCGGATTATCGTCCTAACTCCCTCGAAATTCTTCTTCACCAAACTTTCCGAAGTTTTTCAATctgttcttttgctagattcatctCATAAAGGAGGAGCAACCGGGTTGTAAATCATGGTACAAGTaggggaggaggaggttgttgtgcccgacttcttccttgtattgttacatgataccaccgattcattaatccgtaaatcatatttttaagttcttactctctcatcaaagaaatcgacattaccacttgttcccTCGCTTCAAGTCTCAGATTCTACTATTAACTTCTCTTCATGACTAGCACCATCTGCCCATCGTACATCTTTATAATCTAtaacaaaaattagtaattagatctgatcattcacatcacactatcacagatttatatggcatgtatttttaaacactttacacatcaaatttgttccgagaatcgactaaactaaaGCTCGATATCAATAAAAGTAACGCCTTTACCCGAGACCGCCACGGAGTctagcacgaggcattactaaacttatttgagcacttaaacaaattcaaacaatttatatcacactttcctaTAAATGTCCAACTCTAATAGaatcaaaaatcatatctcgagttacaaacctcaaatccaaatccgtaaattttccctaatctaggctcatatatctacttaataataattttttctagaattttcgttgggtaaattagtacattttattagttgaagtctcccatgTTTCGTGGTTTGGCATTCTAACCCTCTGCACTACTTAACTAAATTTCTCCATGTACgtaattcaaataaccaagctGATTGTTTCTCTTAAAATAGACTCACTTTAACagatgaatctagcaaaagaacagATTGAAAAGCTCGAAAGTTTGGGTGAAGAATTTCgaggagatcggacgatgatcgGTTAAGCGAGTATTAGTTAAAGAGTTTAGAAGTTTTAAGCAGATGATGTGTTCTCAGGAGGACTATTTGGATGTCTTTATTTAGCTATtaaagaagaagcgtataattggtgggaaaccattgaggcgaTGGTACTGCAAATAAACTTACAGGAATTCTTCAAAAGcaatttaagaagaagtatgtgggaagagatatttagataagaagaagaagagaatttcttgatcttgacAAGGGAATAAAATAGTGGCGAATATGAAGAGAATTTTTGTATCTCGGTAGATATGCTTTCGGGATGTTGTACCAATGAGAGGAAaaaatgtgcattagatttgaagaagggcttaatgatgaaatcgaatgatgattggagTCGAGATtagagaatttgtggttaaatacgatcgagctcaaaagatggaagaagtgaaTAAcaaaagatgcaaagagaaaaaagaggtaaagaggtatacaaaagaagtttctcaGACCAACCCGACTTTTTAAACCAAAAAGTTCGAGAGATGATTCTAGTCGACTGTTACAATTAGGAAtgattgaataaaagtaaagcgactcaacaagatgtcggaTAACTAAGAAACCAGCGActagtgttagtagtgtgcaaaatatttcaagacttagatgtaaaaattgtggtagatttcatattggtgagtgttgaGGAAAATAGGACTTCTATAAATGTGGTGGGCCATCATTTTATTAGGAATTTGTCCTCAATTATtaagaagatagagaacaagggagaagcaagcaaatactccttAAAAAGGTAAGCGTTAGGTCAAAGTAGTCTCTTTGGGACTATTCATTCGAGAGCGAGAGATATTGCTTGATTCGATCGAGATACAAAGGTACTGCTGCATTACATATGCTATCAAGACAAGGGAAGAAGCTTACACTCGGATGTGATagtggtaatttctatcttttgatgattacgtgtatgctttaattgatcctagatctacacattcatatatttaccTTTGCATTAGtgttagaaaagaaaatattgaTTGAGTCCTtgaccttgaattgcaagtcactaatccactagggcaaagtgtgttggttaatttaatatgtgaaTTGTCCTTTGAAAATACAAAATTTGTGAATTctctgctgatttaatgttgttacctttagagaatttgatgttattcttggaatggattggttgattgaacacgatgccatagtgaattgtagaaaaatggattgatttaaaatgtcggGACGGAAATAGTTTAGgtgagtttggggataaaagaaTGATGTCAAATTATTTGACCTTCTGTtcgaaaattgattcggaaaggtaatgaagcatttctagcttattagattttcataatttatggtgaattttcaaatttaaactaTCACATCGACCAAAAACTgcttttagtacaaaatgttgacatctttacttcatttcatttaaactctatacatgccatataaatcttcaaacataaaacaaaagctaccgaattgatctcgatagtgtgctttgttgcgctgatccgatctacccacttcacttcaagtcaatctacataaaaaatattaaacacacacaattgcttattgaagcttagtaagttcataggtttaaaagtaatgcttaccaaacataatatttccaaacaatatcaaaacatttactaaagtttctcgcgattcacaaccattgttataataattcacatagttgagctcaacaataacaactactcaatctctttcatttggatcacttctcttttatttcttataatcaaattaggaaacggcttacgaaattgagtacgtcgttgcttaatgtcacgattcacaactcagtatggtttttctcattgaaataccatacctacatttttcaactcggtatgggaaatgccatacctacatatCACAACttagtatggatgataccatacctacatatcacaactcagtatggatgataccatacctatatatcacaactcagtatggatgataccatacctacatttcacactttgccatggaacaaccatggtcttatccgtcaattcatcacacgtcacgatacgaacgtactcaatcctgcgtttttcttaatttgcatttccacatttattatttcattaacaaaatctgcacaatcccacaacaaattcgtatataataacacattatataattcaatcattcacaaataaacatctaaattcaaccatatgaacttacccggctaatttgtagaagatattgaaatttagggattatttcgcaactttttcttttcctcgttcttctttggattcttgatctataatataaaatatttctactcattagcatttatttgatttctatttcacttcacaatttatgttgttcaaatttcaaaattgcacttttaccccaaaatttacagttttcacaatttagtccctgctcaattcacccatcaattgaactaatttttataaattaacactttattttatcattataaactatttcaaaaccttttatattctgaatttcaacagcaactgtaacactccttacccaagactgttgccagaatcgagcacgaggcattactaaacttattctatcccttaaataggtttaaattgtttatttaagcatttcggaatgtaCTGCCATTCTACatcgtagtcgcctaaaaattcatatcttgagttccgaaactagaaattaagatccgtaaatttttcctgaaactagactcatatatctatctactaatttttttaatagatttttgacttggccaattagtacagtttattagttaaagtttcccctatttcaaaactcgactgcactaacctcttgttactacgaaccatgtttcttcctgtaaaaaattcatatcactaagccgtttgtttctcttaaaactagactcaacaaggattataaccatataaagtataccttctaattagttttgtacaatttatggtgaatttccaaagttgaaacagggttccagaaatcgctctgaccctgtttcactaaaactcagatatatcatgaaatataatacctttacctatttttcttattccataagaaaatagacataataagatttaatttcatatattattcatcttcaaactatgtttatgcaattttagtgatttttcaaagttacgtcattcctgttacttgaatctgtttttaggttactttcacattttcataattttcatgtgataatcaccattcaatcatacatattaataaacatgcatatcatcggccattttattagctaatcactagcaagtatttacacatcattcattgttcatattataccaaaagtggctaagtttctatacatgctatacacaaaacaaaacgcctaattataccgagttatttctttgatagtgtgatcggcctccgacgcttccttcgatccccgagtggctagataagtactataagaagaagaaaataaagagattaagcactaggcttagtaagcttacaagcaaataaatcacaacattcaacataatggataattatgcataatatcatctaacatcataaatttctttacttctcaatttctatcttcttctttattcccttaccttctttcttacgacctttccttttcataagtataatctacttttcctttgctgttaattcactgtaatttaactcgtatcctgacccgttgaaccactcggaatactaaggatactagggtcgttctcgctcatcaatatctcgccaatgccatgtctttgacatggacttacatgaattattcctcgctccaatgccatatataatatggacttacatggctcaatcctgtctccaaagccatatttctaatatggacttacatggctcatttcgttctcgtctcgtcaaccctaatatcctaacattcctagggtttaaccggctttctaacacttttcctctgtcacttcaccttaaattcgactttaaatattttcataacataaatatataaatgctgaaattgacagtaataatgtaaaataaaagaatattgcatttatttactgtaaacttaccttgatacaaaatgtgactaaactttacaatttagtcctttacttttcttttcccgatctactctcgaatttcgctcttcttgatctataatagcaaatttagcttatttaatatcaacatttatcaaaacaaccctttactcaaactttggcaaaattacattttgcccctaaactttcacatatttgcacttttccccaaggctcgtaaattaaacttcatcctattttcttatgttttatgacatgctgatcatttttccttctgtggcaacatcaaattcacacactaacatgtacttatgactattaggtatttttaccgattaagccttttactgttttcacttaaaaccaagtagcacaagttgtctaacataatttaaaacctcatattccatcataaaacatcaaaatacacaaatttcaactatgggtatttttccaaatttgattcctaacttaaattattgctagcataagatTTATCGAGCTAACGGACAtttaaaaacgtaaagatcattaaaacgggcttggaatcacttactatgaagcttgaaagttgaagaaaccccactatggagagaggtaaggttctgctggtaacttgaagaagatgatacaattttatcatcttttaccttttattaatgttaataaccaaatgaccaaaatgcccttcttactaaactttcaaaattccttccatgtcctaattttgtccatgaacttaaaattggtcaaattaccatttaagatctcctaattaatattccaaaataatttcatactaaaaacttctagaatgcaagttttgcaaattattcgatttagtccctaacctcaatttaagcactttatgcatagaattttatcacgaatttttcacacaatcatgtaatcataccatgaacctcaaaataataataaaatatatatatatatatttttttaccctgaatttgtggtttcgcaaccactgttccgtttaggccctatttcagaatgttacagcaaccttcaattcacaactttttcacaattaggtcctaaatatcatttcctatcaaaatcacttaataaaaccaccttaatatgaaattagaacttaaatttcataataattcatcataaacttccCTTATCCAtctagggtaacttccaatttcacccataaaatcaaaaactaatgaattttataagtggacctaattgtaaaagtcataaaaacataaaaattatcaagaaaaagcaagaattaaactcaaatgatgtaaaaatatgaaaaaccagctttttccagaccttctatggcgttttggctgagaaaatatgaagaaatgtctagatttttcaattacatcattatttaactattaatttttatgctatttccaattttgccccttgttcacattgttttcttgcttatttcatacccaaaccttccagccattaacctttgggtctaattgctctttaaatcaatctttttaaatacttaagctatttactcacaatttaacaaattttgcgctattttcaatttagccctttttaattaattagccatccaaacgttaaacttttctaacgaaactttaatactaactcaatgaaactccataaatatttataaaaatatttatagcttaattttcaattttgaggtctcgatacctcatttttaacCCGTTTaatctaataaattcttttaatttactgattttaccatttcacaaattcttctaaattcttacttgactcataaatattaaattactatcttattcaatcttatttgtcggatttagtgatctcaaatcaccatttccgacaccactgaaaattaggccgatACAACTATTTTCCATTTGAGGCAAAACCTCTGCCTTTAGATTAATTCTCTCCTTTTACTTTCACTTTTATTTTTTGGTTCAACAAAGCTTCTAATTCACTTCAAATTGCAGACGGCACAAGATAGGAGATTCTGAAGACCAATTTTTATTTATAGTTGAATGGACTTTACTTCCAAATTGAGTACCTTCTATGCTTCAAATTGCTAAAGCTGggtgaattatatatatatatatatatatatatgtatatccactctcttatttttatattaagttatttcattttttttttctttttacttttccaTTGTAAATATCTTGTTCTTCTTTTCTCTTTAATTTAGACATATTATTTTACAACAATTAAAAAGTATACATAAAAATGATTCGAGAACCCAATATATAAACAAAGCAACGTCTTAATCAACGTGCTTTAGATCCGAGTTTTCGCAAATAATATACCTCTTGTATGTACTACTACTTCTATAAATAAACTAAATCATAAAGTTTGAATCTCGATATGGGAAAATCATTAGTTCTCAATTAAGattttaagataaaataaaaaaatgttttaaaaatattatttaaatcattTAACCGATAAAAATCCGGCTAATAAATTTTAAGATATCATTCAACGAATTCCATTCTTTTTGGGCGTATCTCAATTTAGAATATTGTTTAGAGGTAATTTAAATGAGAGATGGATATAATCAAGAGTTGTTCGTAAATCCCTTATAAATAATGTTCGCAAGACTATACATCACTCGTTTCTTGTGGTGGTCAATTGTCGTAGCTATGCATTTACTCATTACTCGTTTCTTGTGATGGTTAACTGTTGTAACGAATGAGCGTAAGGTCGATAGACTCGTCCACCCTAATTTATTCATTAATGGGGGGATATACGAGGCTCTTTGATTTCTGCAGCCAACCGTTTGACCTAGTCAAACCTTTAcaataaatacaataaaatagaataattataaaaagCAAAAGGGAACAGTTAACATAtacctttttaaatattttaatctatttcagtatttatttttaaaaccggTTCAACATTAATATAATGTtataagaaaaaagagaaaattaaTTAACTGAGATACTCTTTTCTGTTTGGGAAGGgaaaaaatttcattaaaaaatgcggggaaaaaaataaaatcctCAGTAATGGAACCAAAGCACTTTTCATTTAATTCGATAAACTTGAGAGAACTGAAAAAGTAGTCAAGTTCTGCAAATTACATATTATGAACGGTTATATATGAAAAACAAGCTAAGAAAAATCTCTAAAACGCTACCTTTGATCCACGTTTTTTAATCAATCAATCACCGTATATCCTACGGCTTAGATCCGTCGCCATTGCCAGGAATCGAAGAAGCATTCATCATCTTCCGAAACTCCTCGAAATTAACGTGCCCGTCGCCGTCCGAATCGACGGACTTGATCATCCCGACGCAATCATCGGCTGAACACGTCATCCCCAGCCGATTCAAGACCTGGTGCAACTCGGTTGCCGAGATCAGGCCGTTCTTGTTCTGATCGTACAAATCGAAGGCCTCGCGCAACTCCGAAGCGGCGTTAACGGCGTCGGAAGAAGTGGACCAGAAAGTGGAGAATTCGGAGAAGTTGATGTAACCGTCTTGATCGCTGTCGATGTCTTCCATGACACGCTTGAGCTCTTCCTCTGAGTAGTTGGATCCCATTGCCTTCAATACGTCGCGGAGCTCCGTAATAGAGATTTGCCCGTCTTTGTTGGCGTCGAATTGATCGAACACCCTCTTGAGTTCGTCTGTGTTTTCCATGACGGTGGCCAGAGAGGTTGTTTGGGCGGAGCTTGAGCGGCCGTCAATGAAGTTTTTTTAGGGAATGTAGGTCACTTCGTTTAAAATTACACTTGGAGGCTTTTATAGCAGTGGGAGAGAAATTAGGAAGAAAACAATAAAGGGCCCACTTTGACCGGTAATTTAATTGGTTTCCCTTAAAATTGAAATTAACTCTGTGGATATTATTTATTGCATAATTATGTTGTGagaatgtcaaaattttaaaatatataaaaataattaaaattaaataataacgtAAAGAATATTAAACTTTTgtttatatcaaattaaaaattgaaaagaaaatagaaacaaAAATTGTGGTAGCAACTTGTAATGGTTTTATAATGTTATACCTGCTTctgatttttcattttaattaaggAGGGTCACCTTGCAAGTTAATGGAGTCATAGATAGGACATTTATCATTTACGCATCACACGTATTTATTCTCGAGACGTTAAGATTTATATACATTAGACAATTtacaataacaaaataataatttaattaatttatatgagCTACACGTGATATCTCAAAAGTTATTAGAAAGAAtctaataaaattatcaaatattGAGAAAAAGGGCAAGATTCCTTTCACCTGATTAAGCTATCAACTCTCATCTCCAAAAATTAAACTACATATTTTTATAagggttaaaatataattttataatttcatttacttataattttattaattttaaaattttaaaattaaaatttatcattttgaagttaaaatataaaattatgatgtacaaaattaaattttataaaacttaaagatttaaatatataattttctattttaatgaTCGAGGTCGTTGTTTAACCTCTGACGACTGCAAGAAATTGatatttttaactaaaatttcCATCACATTtttaaaatagagaaaaataaataaaatcctaACCGTGGCTTTGGCTAAGGCCTAACCGATCCACCaactttaaacatatttgtatAAATTTCTAATAAAAAGtgagaataaaaaaataaaagtaagataTAAATTGGGTTTGGCAccctaaatttaaatattttgtagTAAGTGATATTATGAATAGAAAACAAGATAAAAATGTTATTTAATCTTCAAAGAGAGtatttaattttaagtttatttatataatttatttaatataataattggTGACAATAATATCATGTTATAAATATAAGAACTTAAGTTTCATTTCAAACAACTCTATTCCTCGTCTCCAATTATAGAAAAGAATAACtttgatatatttataaaaggaaaataaaattaaatcatgagaATGGGTAATTTACCCTTAAACTTGTCTTAACATATTAAATTGATACTTAAATTTATATctctaaaatatttattatttattatttttaaaatttataattaccaTAAGATATATTGAGAAATATCAATACGAAGATTTTAATTTAGGTGacgaaatataaatttaaatatcaaataagTAAAAAAAGTTTAAGGGATAAAGTATATAAACTCTTAAATCATTAGGGTGTAGTGGTGTACAGGAGTTACAATAAATGTCGAATTGAGATGGAAATAAGTGGACCCCAAACGCGTACGATCCCCAAAGAAGGCGTGTTCTTTTACAAGTAGATTGGATTAAATTTATTAGCTTTCAATTTCATTGGTTAGTGGAGGTGCAGACGCGGCTTCCACGCGCCTTCTTTACGCTGCTTCCGTACTACTATGATATGCTCATATGCATCCATGGAAAATTACTTATTTGATTTGATTGAGTTTTCCagatttttaaattgtttataataaattgttttatttttagttaGATATATACGAAAGTATTCgagtttaataaattttatttatttgaaatttaatttttttatttaattgatatttaaaTTGAATATTTCTTAGTCACTAACGCTTGTTAAAATATGTTAATGTGATAGTGACAATTAATAGCATGGTAACACGTgacaagtaaataaataaataaataaattagacaATAATTATTTTTGCCTCATGTCAATTGTGATATTATTATATGTCACCATGTTATTAATCGTTAATATCACGTCAACATATTTTAACGGTTTTAGTTAAATATCTAAAAAAGTTTAGATACTAAAAATATGTATAAGTTTTCAAGTTTAGAAACTAATTAGgtctaaaaatatgtataaatttagAAACTAATTAGGTCTAAAAATAGTTTAGATACTAAATATGTATAAGTTTTCAAGTTTAGGTACCTCTGTATATAttaaccttttatttatttatttattaaacttCAAGTTGTTTaacttattttgaaaaaaaataagacatgtttttttttttgcttttttaaaTATTGctactaaaattttaaagtttttaatcgttgttttaaatataaaatatttattttaaatcattaaaattaaaattaattataaatttaataaaatacttttgaCTTAGAGTCCACTCAATATGATTATTTTATCTTGTGTCTCAAAGATTATCCAAGTAGTTTAATTTGTATCGATTTTCAATTTCTCTATTGTTGTTGCTTAGTTTTTAAGTTGGaaccaacttttttttttttaatatcaatTTGAATGTCAATGTGGTTCTAAGTTCTATACATTCGAAATAGTAAGGTTAAATATAAAATGTGTttgataaaaaattcaaaataattgctTAAATAGTAATATCTTTGATATGAAagattattttatgaaaattttcaatcatATTATTCGCAGTCTCACTTATTAAAATCActcattttacattttatttttcataatagATAAGAAAGAATCACGATAATGGAATGTTTTGAGGTTCTCCCTCTTTCTGGTTGATCTTCTTTTTATAGAGCATTTCTTTTGTGTGGTTGTCATGCCTTTTCCATAAATGTCAAATGAACCATGAAAAAAGTTGGtgattttcattactttattgtGAGGGTAATGGAAGAATCATTTTCACTGTCAACTAAATATTAGGCATTATCACGAGACTAAAACTTTAATCTCGTAAACTATGTGATTTTAGATAAttgtttttctttaaatttatatAAGTCAGTTTAATTTTCGCAAGAGTGATAATTGTCGCATAAATTCTTTAAGACTCCGAAATATAATGAAAACAACTCGAAACGAAAAAATAACGAATAATAAAAAAAAGTCAAAAGGAAAATAACATACACCAATGAATAAATGTTCTCAAACAACTATGAATGAAATTACCAAAAATGAGAGGGAATACCTCTATTTATAGTCGACTCTCCCAAAATTATCTGTACAAATTGAATCATATCGACAGTTAAGATTACAGCTCATCTACAACTGATAATCCTGAGAGATTTAAACTCCATACAATCTTATCCCTTTATGACTTACACGATTCACTTCGGTaattctagttttattagagtgTTCATTGGGCCACCAAGGCTTTATGTTGACAGGCTTCTCCATATGTTATTCAAATCGGGCTAATTCAAGTAGGTCAAATGAGTCTGATTTAATAGATTGACCTCTATAGGATACTCTTTGTGCAATGGCCATGGACTTTGACCAGCAACCCATGACACTAATCAACTTCTAGTGATTAAGATTGATTACAATTATTGCTTTAAGAATAACCTATTTTTTGAGTCCAAGATACTTATGCATTGAACCCAACTAACCAATAAAACTTTTAATCATGTTAAAATTAAATGTGTTCATTGTTTGAGTTAAGTTCGAATCAGGCCATGTGTGATATCGATACACATTATATTTTTCTAGGCTCAATTTTGTCCAAAATATGAACCCTAAAATTTACGTAAACTCATTTATATTTGTAAATAACTAATCTAAATTTGGTTTCGAccccatattattatttttaattctttttaaaagtTATTTCGTTTTTAATTTAATGTCTTTCCTttgttaaaattatattttaatatttatattattgtattatatacttaaatataaatgacataatatataaaaattaaataaa
This window of the Gossypium arboreum isolate Shixiya-1 chromosome 12, ASM2569848v2, whole genome shotgun sequence genome carries:
- the LOC108478264 gene encoding probable calcium-binding protein CML27, which translates into the protein MENTDELKRVFDQFDANKDGQISITELRDVLKAMGSNYSEEELKRVMEDIDSDQDGYINFSEFSTFWSTSSDAVNAASELREAFDLYDQNKNGLISATELHQVLNRLGMTCSADDCVGMIKSVDSDGDGHVNFEEFRKMMNASSIPGNGDGSKP